Proteins from a single region of Pseudodesulfovibrio portus:
- a CDS encoding GDP-L-fucose synthase family protein, whose product MNANPKIYVAGHKGLVGSAIVRMLEGRGLTNIVTRSHKDLDLIDQGAVADFFATEKPEYVFLAAAKVGGIMANVTYGAEFIYENLMIQTNTMHQSMLHDVKRLVFLGSSCIYPKMATQPIKEESLLTGPLEPTNSPYAVAKIAGIEMCWAYNAQYGTSFAPVMPTNLYGPRDNFDLQTSHVLPAMIRKFHLGKLAMAGDWDKIEADEERMGKIPNSIKDEIGYTKRDHSSCRVTLWGTGSPSREFLHVDDMARATGFVMFDTDTTELVNIGTGEEMTILDTATLIANIVGYSGDIIWDRDKPDGTARKVLDVRKINKMGWKHQIYLRQGLEKTYRSYLEAGRKEPL is encoded by the coding sequence TTGAACGCTAATCCCAAAATATATGTAGCCGGTCACAAAGGGCTCGTGGGCTCAGCCATCGTCAGAATGCTAGAGGGGCGAGGATTGACCAATATTGTAACACGATCCCATAAAGACCTCGACCTCATTGACCAGGGGGCTGTCGCAGATTTTTTCGCAACCGAAAAGCCTGAATACGTTTTTTTAGCTGCAGCCAAGGTTGGCGGAATTATGGCCAATGTCACCTATGGCGCCGAATTCATATACGAAAACCTCATGATTCAGACCAACACCATGCACCAAAGCATGCTGCATGATGTGAAGAGATTGGTCTTTCTGGGCAGTTCCTGCATTTACCCCAAGATGGCCACACAACCAATCAAAGAAGAGTCATTGCTAACAGGGCCGCTGGAACCCACCAATTCTCCCTATGCTGTAGCCAAAATTGCCGGAATCGAAATGTGCTGGGCATACAATGCGCAATACGGCACCTCCTTCGCCCCAGTCATGCCGACCAACCTATACGGTCCCCGAGACAACTTCGATCTCCAAACTTCTCATGTTCTCCCCGCCATGATCCGCAAATTCCACCTGGGGAAATTGGCTATGGCTGGAGACTGGGATAAAATTGAGGCTGACGAAGAAAGAATGGGGAAGATCCCTAACAGCATCAAGGACGAAATCGGTTACACAAAACGGGACCACTCGTCATGCAGGGTGACTTTATGGGGAACTGGTTCACCATCTCGGGAATTCCTCCATGTGGACGACATGGCAAGGGCAACTGGTTTCGTCATGTTCGATACCGACACTACTGAACTAGTGAACATCGGTACGGGGGAAGAAATGACTATCCTTGATACGGCTACTCTCATTGCAAATATTGTCGGCTACTCAGGCGACATAATTTGGGATCGAGATAAACCCGATGGTACCGCTCGCAAAGTCCTTGATGTTCGAAAAATCAACAAGATGGGATGGAAACACCAGATCTACTTAAGGCAAGGACTAGAAAAAACCTACCGATCATACCTTGAGGCCGGACGAAAGGAGCCCCTGTAA
- the gmd gene encoding GDP-mannose 4,6-dehydratase, which translates to MAKKALITGVTGQDGAYLAELLLKKGYEVHGIKRRSSSFNTARVDHLYKDPHETDVKFFMHYGDMADSTNLIRLNQKIQPDEIYNLAAQSHVQVSFESPEYTANCDAMGPLRILEAIRILGLTEKTKFYQASTSEMFGKVLESPQNEKTPFYPRSPYGAAKVYGYWITVNYREAYGMYACNGILFNHESPIRGETFVTRKITRAVARIKLGLQEELYLGNLDAKRDWGHARDYVKAMWLMLQQETPEDYVIATGKNHSVREFTEKAFKHIGINISWEGAGIEEVGKDASTGKTLVRIDQRYFRPTEVDHLLGDPRKAQNQLGWKAKTSLDELVETMVKADIEEAERDALCKTSGFKTLNHYE; encoded by the coding sequence ATGGCTAAAAAAGCACTCATCACTGGAGTCACTGGACAGGACGGGGCGTACCTGGCGGAGCTACTTCTAAAAAAAGGGTATGAGGTACATGGCATCAAGCGCCGGTCCTCCTCTTTCAACACGGCCAGGGTTGACCACCTCTACAAGGATCCGCATGAAACTGATGTCAAATTCTTCATGCACTACGGAGACATGGCCGACTCAACGAACCTGATCAGATTGAATCAAAAAATCCAGCCGGACGAAATATACAACCTTGCAGCTCAAAGCCATGTCCAGGTTTCCTTCGAATCGCCCGAATATACTGCCAACTGCGACGCCATGGGCCCCTTAAGAATCCTCGAGGCTATCCGCATCCTAGGATTGACGGAGAAAACCAAATTCTACCAGGCATCCACCAGTGAGATGTTCGGCAAAGTGCTGGAAAGCCCCCAAAACGAAAAAACCCCCTTCTACCCGAGAAGTCCGTATGGCGCGGCAAAAGTTTACGGCTACTGGATCACCGTGAATTACCGCGAAGCCTATGGGATGTATGCCTGCAATGGCATCCTGTTTAATCACGAATCCCCTATACGTGGTGAAACATTCGTCACGCGCAAAATCACCAGAGCCGTCGCCCGGATTAAGCTCGGCCTCCAGGAAGAGCTCTATCTCGGCAACCTTGACGCCAAACGCGACTGGGGACACGCCCGTGATTACGTGAAAGCCATGTGGCTCATGCTCCAACAGGAAACCCCTGAGGATTACGTAATCGCTACAGGCAAAAACCATTCGGTCCGCGAATTCACTGAAAAGGCGTTCAAACATATCGGCATCAACATTTCATGGGAAGGCGCCGGCATAGAAGAAGTCGGCAAGGACGCAAGCACCGGCAAGACGCTTGTCCGCATTGATCAACGATATTTTAGGCCGACCGAGGTCGACCACCTACTGGGCGATCCAAGAAAAGCCCAAAATCAGCTCGGTTGGAAGGCCAAAACCAGCCTTGATGAGTTAGTTGAGACCATGGTCAAGGCCGACATCGAAGAGGCAGAAAGGGATGCCTTGTGCAAAACCAGTGGATTCAAGACCCTGAATCACTACGAATAG
- the cysC gene encoding adenylyl-sulfate kinase, with translation MQYSESLPAYNAESLLVHFRRVELLKRQAIDCKSIFLNPHQLCDLEMLLSRAYYPLDGYMCRDDYESVLDNMKLADGTVWPLPICLGVDEEFAKSLDTGECVAMRDAEGFMLAVLTVGEVWQPDLEREAKVIWGDAVEADSVNASLSSLENPWYVGGRIEGLAFPQRYDFTDIRLTPAQVHRYFSQKGWRKVIGVQAGRPLHRADRAMLEEIANEEGASILLSPLMFPSMYSSVDHFTLVRCMQEFVGTFPRNKALLNLMPWFERKMGPKGALLRAIVNKNYGCTHMLVWDSGKAEPRLNVLTDEFQAHIDWLVEQKDVTGIVPIKERCMVLDEGRKEYVSSESGKLCANDHNGIVSLLTRGKEVPEWMSFPGVLDALKKTYKPPSKQGFCLFLTGLSGAGKSTMAKVLYVKMLELNDRPVTLLDGDIVRTNLSSELDFSKEHRNLNVTRIGFVASEIVKNGGIAVCAPIAPYPESRRQVREAIEQHGGFVEIHVSTPLEVCEQRDRKGIYAKARAGVIKGLTGVDDPYIDPENPELRIDTSDLTPSEAVQQVELLLGTLGYI, from the coding sequence ATGCAATATTCAGAATCACTTCCCGCGTATAATGCGGAAAGCCTGCTGGTTCATTTTCGGCGCGTGGAGCTTCTCAAGCGGCAGGCAATTGATTGTAAATCCATATTCTTGAATCCTCATCAGCTATGTGATTTGGAAATGCTTTTGAGTCGGGCCTATTATCCACTAGACGGATATATGTGTCGCGACGACTACGAGAGCGTGCTTGATAATATGAAGCTTGCTGATGGCACCGTGTGGCCCTTGCCTATCTGTCTTGGCGTGGACGAAGAGTTTGCGAAGAGTCTTGATACGGGCGAGTGCGTGGCTATGCGTGATGCCGAAGGCTTTATGCTGGCTGTTCTTACCGTGGGTGAAGTCTGGCAGCCAGACCTGGAAAGGGAAGCAAAAGTCATCTGGGGGGACGCCGTCGAAGCTGACAGCGTGAATGCAAGCTTAAGTAGTTTGGAAAACCCTTGGTATGTGGGTGGCAGAATCGAGGGATTGGCCTTCCCTCAACGCTATGATTTTACCGATATCCGACTCACGCCGGCTCAAGTGCATCGATATTTTTCTCAGAAAGGGTGGCGCAAAGTCATTGGTGTACAAGCGGGCCGTCCTTTGCATAGGGCGGATCGTGCCATGCTGGAAGAAATCGCTAATGAGGAGGGCGCCAGTATCCTCCTGTCTCCGTTGATGTTCCCATCCATGTATTCCAGCGTTGATCATTTCACTTTGGTAAGATGCATGCAGGAATTTGTGGGGACTTTTCCCCGTAACAAAGCCTTGCTTAACCTCATGCCTTGGTTTGAACGAAAGATGGGGCCAAAGGGCGCGCTTTTGCGAGCCATTGTGAATAAGAATTATGGCTGCACTCATATGCTTGTGTGGGATTCGGGCAAGGCTGAGCCAAGGCTTAATGTGCTTACCGATGAATTTCAGGCGCATATTGATTGGCTTGTTGAGCAAAAGGATGTCACGGGTATCGTTCCCATCAAGGAGCGGTGCATGGTTTTGGACGAGGGCAGGAAAGAGTATGTGTCTTCCGAAAGCGGTAAGCTTTGCGCCAACGACCATAACGGTATTGTAAGCCTGCTTACCCGAGGTAAAGAGGTCCCTGAGTGGATGTCTTTTCCCGGAGTGCTCGACGCTTTAAAAAAGACCTACAAGCCGCCCTCCAAACAGGGCTTCTGTCTCTTTCTCACAGGATTGTCAGGCGCGGGCAAGTCGACCATGGCAAAAGTGCTTTATGTCAAGATGTTGGAGTTGAACGACAGGCCCGTGACGTTGCTCGATGGTGATATTGTGCGAACCAACTTGTCGAGTGAACTTGATTTCAGCAAGGAACACCGAAATTTGAATGTTACTCGTATAGGTTTCGTGGCCAGCGAGATTGTGAAGAATGGCGGAATAGCCGTGTGTGCGCCCATTGCTCCGTATCCCGAGTCGCGCAGGCAGGTCCGCGAGGCCATTGAGCAGCACGGTGGGTTTGTCGAGATTCACGTGAGCACGCCGCTCGAAGTTTGTGAACAGCGTGACCGAAAGGGCATCTATGCCAAGGCCCGGGCGGGAGTCATTAAGGGGTTGACCGGTGTGGATGACCCGTACATTGATCCGGAGAATCCAGAATTGCGGATAGACACGTCGGATTTGACGCCGAGCGAAGCTGTTCAGCAAGTGGAGTTGTTGTTGGGAACCCTTGGTTATATTTAA